One Nicotiana sylvestris chromosome 12, ASM39365v2, whole genome shotgun sequence genomic window carries:
- the LOC104221363 gene encoding uncharacterized protein: MFLISTLSHTEPQTKRNLIPISFPFSFAFTKMSSQVTENHRENAEVFTDPAICKQKSLELLEQNNMPKGLLPLDDLIEVGRNHQTGFVWLKQKKAKEHRFKKIGKLVWYDTEVTAFIEDRRMKKLTGVKSKEILIWVTISDIYIQDPEFQKITFATPTGISKAFPVSAFEE; the protein is encoded by the coding sequence ATGTTTCTCATTTCCACTCTCTCTCACACAGAACCCCAAACCAAAAGAAATCTAATTCCCATTTCCTTTCCATTTTCATTTGCATTCACGAAAATGTCATCTCAAGTAACCGAAAATCACAGAGAAAACGCAGAGGTATTCACTGACCCAGCGATCTGCAAGCAGAAATCTCTCGAACTTCTCGAGCAAAACAACATGCCAAAAGGACTACTCCCATTAGACGATCTAATCGAGGTGGGCCGGAATCATCAAACCGGGTTCGTATGGCTGAAACAGAAGAAGGCAAAAGAACACCGGTTCAAGAAAATCGGGAAACTCGTGTGGTACGACACTGAAGTCACGGCGTTTATTGAAGATCGCCGGATGAAGAAACTCACCGGGGTTAAAAGTAAGGAAATTTTGATTTGGGTTACTATTTCTGATATTTATATTCAGGACCCGGAGTTTCAGAAAATTACTTTTGCTACCCCTACTGGAATTTCTAAGGCTTTCCCGGTTTCTGCGTTTGAAGAGTGA
- the LOC138882859 gene encoding uncharacterized protein, producing the protein MYSQHRIKWGALTEAKTQELGVKLVTMGAWRSSGDASAMSTTTAQCISEAAREVLGVSKGYPGAHKGDWWWNGVVQGKMKTKKATYLKLVKNVDEEEKRANREHYKLAKKEAKLTVTAAKTAAFSHLYEELEGRGGDKRLFKLAKARERKARDSDQVKCIKDEEGRVLLDETLIRWR; encoded by the coding sequence ATGTATAGCCAACATAGGATCAAGTGGGGAGCCTTGACGGAAGCTAAAACACAAGAGTTGGGGGTCAAGCTGGTGACTATGGGGGCTTGGaggagtagtggggacgcaagcGCTATGTCGACCACGACTGCGCAGTGCATTAGTGAAGCCGCAAGAGAGGTATTAGGGGTCTCAAAGGGTTATCCTGGTGCTCACaagggagactggtggtggaatggagTGGTGCAAGGAAAAATGAAAACCAAGAAAGCAACATATCTGAAGCTAGTGAAAAATGtagacgaggaggagaagagggcAAATAGGGAGCATTATAAGTTGGCTAAGAAAGAGGCAAAGTTAACAGTTACGGCGGCCAAGACTGCAGCTTTTAGTCATTTGTATGAGGAACTCGAGGGCCGAGGTGGGGATAAGAGGTTGTTCAAGTTAGCTAAGGCACGAGAAAGGAAGGCGCGTGACTCGGACCAAGTGAAGTGCATCAAGGACGAAGAAGGTAGAGTTTTGTTGGATGAGACGCTTATCCGTTGGAGATGA